A region of Dioscorea cayenensis subsp. rotundata cultivar TDr96_F1 chromosome 5, TDr96_F1_v2_PseudoChromosome.rev07_lg8_w22 25.fasta, whole genome shotgun sequence DNA encodes the following proteins:
- the LOC120262291 gene encoding dihydrolipoyllysine-residue succinyltransferase component of 2-oxoglutarate dehydrogenase complex 2, mitochondrial-like has product MLSSENGDLVDAVVPFMGESITDGTLATFLKKPGDSVQVDEPIAQVETDKVTIDVVSPEAGVIQKFVVKEGDTVTPVTKVAVISKGEARVTHIAPSEDQSGKDTSQTPPPPPKIEIEERAPKVDTSTKEKPKVPSAVLPKTSASEPQLPPKERERRVPMPRLRKRVATRLKDSQNTFAMLTTFNEVDMTNLMKLRSDSKDAFLEKHGVKLGLMSGFVKAAAIGLQNQPIINAVIDGDDIIYRDYIDISIAVGTSKGLVVPVVRNADTMGFADVEKEINKLACKANDGTISIDEMAGGTFTISNGGVYGSLMSTPIINPPQSAILGMHSIVNRPMVVDGLVIPRPMMYLALTYDHRLIDGREAVFFLRRIKDVVEDPRRLLLDI; this is encoded by the exons AGCCTGGTGATagtgttcaagttgatgaaCCAATTGCTCAGGTTGAAACGGACAAG GTGACAATTGATGTAGTTAGCCCTGAAGCTGGGGTTATCCAAAAG TTTGTAGTGAAGGAAGGTGATACTGTTACTCCAGTAACCAAGGTTGCTGTCATTTCCAAGGGTGAGGCCAGGGTTACACACATTGCGCCATCAGAAGATCAATCAGGTAAAGACACTTCACAGACACCACCACCGCCACCCAAAATAGAGATTGAGGAAAGAGCTCCTAAAGTTGATACTTCAACCAAGGAAAAGCCTAAAGTACCATCTGCAGTACTACCCAAAACTTCTGCTTCAGAACCGCAGCTGCCACCCAAGGAGAGGGAACGACGA GTTCCAATGCCGAGACTAAGGAAACGAGTGGCTACCCGTTTGAAGGATTCACAGAACACATTTGCAATGCTGACTACATTTAATGAAGTTGACAT GACCAATTTGATGAAACTTCGGTCTGACTCTAAAGATGCCTTCTTGGAAAAGCATGGCGTGAAGCTGGGTCTTATGTCAGGTTTTGTGAAA GCAGCTGCAATTGGACTTCAGAACCAACCAATTATAAATGCAGTCATTGATGGTGATGATATCATCTATAGGGACTACATTGATATTAGCATAGCTGTTGGCACTTCAAAG GGACTTGTGGTGCCAGTTGTTCGCAATGCTGATACAATGGGCTTTGCTGATGTTGAGAAAGAGATTAACAAACTTGCTTGTAAGGCTAATGATGGAACAATATCAATTGATGAGATGGCTGGCGGCACATTTACAATTTCGAATGGTGGAGTTTATGGGAGTCTAATGAGTACACCAATTATCAACCCTCCCCAA TCGGCAATCCTCGGCATGCATTCCATTGTAAACCGTCCAATGGTTGTTGATGGACTAGTTATTCCAAGGCCCATGATGTATCTTGCTCTTACTTATGATCATAGACTGATCGATGGGAGAGAGGCAGTGTTTTTCCTGCGCCGAATCAAGGATGTGGTTGAGGATCCTCGCAGGCTTCTCCTTGACATTTAA